The following nucleotide sequence is from Deinococcus sp. Leaf326.
TAGTGTGCGCCGGGGCCGACCCGCTCCGTCTTGCGCGTTCAGGCCTTAGCATCGGCAGGCCTCATGCCGCACTCCGCCCCACTGTCCCACCTCCGGTTCTGGTCGCTGCTGTTCGCCGCCTTCTCGCTTGCCTGGGGCGTACTCGCGCGGCAGTGGTCCGAGACCTGGTGGTGGCTGGCCCTGCTTGATCAGGTGCCTGCCCTGCCGCTGCTGCTTTTACCGCTGCTGCTCGCCTTTCTCGCCGCGCGCCGCCGCAAGGGCGGCTGGGTGATCTGGAACCTGGGGGTGGCCCTGGCCTTCGCGGTGTTTCAGGCGGGCGCGGTGCTGCCGCGGGCCGAACGCCTGCCGGACGGGGCTCCCCTGACCCTGCTGACGCTGAACACGGGTTTCGCCTCGGCGTCGCCCACCACGCTGGCTGCCCTGGTGGCGCGCGAGCGGGCCGACCTCGTGACCCTGCAGGAGGGGCTGGACCGTGCCGGCAAGGCCCAGCCCTACGAGGCGGCGCTGCGCCGCGCCTTTCCGGGTTGGACGGTGCTGCGCCGCGACGAATTGCTGATCCTGACCCGGCTGCCGCTGTTGGGGTCGCGCACCATCACCTTCCCGCAGACGCCGCACTCGGTCCTGCTCGCGCGCGTCCGGGCCGCCGGGCAGGAGGTGACGGTGGTCAACGTCCACCTGCCCAGTCTCGGGCTGCGCCCGGACGCCGCCGACCTGGCGGTGGGCCGCGTCCTGTCCGATCGGACCATGCACCGCCTGGTTGCCCGGCGTGAACTGCCTGAGGTGCTGGCCCGGCTGCCGGAGGCCGGAGGAGAGCCGCTGCTGCTGGCCGGCGACCTGGGTGCCCCTCCGCGAGGGGAGCTGCACCGGGACCTGAGCGTCCTGGGCCTGCGGGACGCTTTCCCGCAGGCGGGCCATTGGTTCGGCCTGACGCATCATGCCCGTGCCCCTTACGCCCGCACCGATTACGTCTGGCTGCGCGGCGCCCAGGCCGAGGATGTGCAGGCCCTGCCCGACCTCCTGAGCGACCACCGCGCCCTGGTCGTGCGCCTGCGTCTGCCTCCGGCGGTAGAGGGCGCGGCGCAGCCCTAGGCGCCCGCGTCACTGCAGCCGCTTGTCCCCAGGCGCCACCACGAACACGCCGCCCCAGGGGCGGTAGCTGCTGCGCGTCACATCCTCGCGCACCGCGCCGCTCTTCAGCTGTACCTGCCGCACCACCGCGACACGCGCGCCGGGGGCAGGCATGTCCAGTCGCCGCGTCTCGCCGGCCGCCAGCGCCGGGTCGGCCAGGAAGGTCGGGTCGGGTGGCAGGCGGCTGTTTCCGACCTTGGGCGCGGCCACCTGTACCTGCCGGCCGTCGTCGCGGCCGAAGAGGTCCACCCGCAGTCGCCCAGCTTCGACGTCCCAACTCGCCTGCACGAGGAGCGGCCCCCCCGTGTCGTTGCGCCAGCGCAGGTCCTTGCTCGGCGCGTAGACGGCGGCGTCCATGCCGGGGTCGCCGTAGTAGGCCACCTGATACGAGTGGGCGTGGCGCTCGGTGATGGGCAGCCCCGCCGCGTAGGCTGCCCGGAACACCGTGGTGCTCACCTGACAGATCCCGCCGCCGTCCTCCTTGCTCAGGCTCCCCCCGGTGATCACGTAGCCCGGCACGAAGCCGTTCGCCGCATTGATCCGCCCCACCGCGCGGTTGAAGCTGAAGCTGCGCCCCGCCGCGACCCAGGTGCCGTCAACCCGGCTGGCCCCCACCCGGATGTTCTGCACCCGGAACTCCGGACTCCCCGCGAAGGAGGATTCGCCCCCGGCCAGATGCGTCAGCCCCTGCGCCTGGGCCCAGCGCACGCTGCGTTCCGGGGCACGCAGGATCACATTCAGGGTGCTGCCGCCTGCGCCGGCCTCCACCGCCCGGCGCAGGGCCGTCTCGGTCGCCGCGCGGTCCACCGTCCAGCCGGTCCGCGCGCGGCCGACCCAGCGTCCTCCCTCCTCGGCGAAGCTCAGGTCCTGCGGCGTACGGGCCTCGACCTCGCGGTAGATGCGGTTCAGCTCGGCGCGCAGGGGCGTCAGGGGGTCGCCTTTCCGCAGAGCGGCGCGCTCCTCGGGAGTCAGGTTCAGCTCGAAACGGCGCATCACCGCTGGCCGCTCGATCCTGCCACCCACGAGGACCGGTTCGGCTGCGTTCAGGGTCAGGGTAAATGTGGAGGCAGGCGTCTGGGCCACAGGTGCAGGCAGGGCGGCGGACGGTATTCCGGCCACGGCCACGGCCTGGGCCGGAGGAGAGGCCGCAGGCCGTAGGCCCAGGCTCAGCAGCCCCAGGGTCAGGGCGCTCAGGACGAGCCAACCGGGTTTAATCTTCATGGGGCGCTCCTCGGGCAGGGGAACAGAAAAACAGACCGGCCGGCCGCGTACGGGCCTGCGCCGGTCTGTCCGTGGTGTGGCCTGACTCAGGGCATCAGCACCGTGTCGATCACGTGAATGATGCCGTTGCTCGCCGCGATGTTCGCGCGGGTCACGGTCGCGTCGCCGATCATGACCTGTCCGCCGCTGGCCATCACGTTCAGGGTGCCGCCGCCGGCCGTGGTCACGCTGCTCAGGTTCTGGACCTGTGCGGCCGTCACGCGGCCCGGCACGACGTGGTTGAGCAGCAGGGCGCGCAGCTGCTCGCGGTTGTTCAGGACGGCGTTGAGCTGGGCCGCCGGGATCTTGGCGAAGGCCGCATTGGTCGGCGCGAACACCGTGTAGGGGCCTGCGCCGTTCAGGGTCGAGGTCAGGCCAGCCGCCTGCACCGCCGTAAGCAGGGTGCTGAAGTTGGGGTCGTTCGCGACGATCGCGGCGATGGTGTTGCCCGAGGGCACGGCGCTTCCGCCGCCCGCGTGGGCGAGGCCGGTCATCAGCAGGGCGGTGGTCAGCAGGGTCTTGGTCTTCATGGGGGCACTCTCCTTGAATGAGCTGGCTTGACTACTCAACTTCGGCTGCTTCTATCAAAGACCGGACCTTCTACATCACAGCTCCTGAGAGCTACGCCGAAGTTGGCTGCCTGTCTTGTCATCAGACCTTAGATTCGGAGAAACTCACATGAAGTAGCGACGCCCACAGAATCCTTGATATCAAATGAAATTCAAGTTCAGCTCAAGCCTGCCTGAAGCTGACCTCAAGGTAGCTGCGCAGTTGTGACGGCTTGTTCTGGGGTGCATCAAGAACGGCCGCTGCTTCCAACTAGGAAGCAGCGGCCGTGTGGCCTTAAGGACGACTCAGCCGCCGACGTTGCGCAGGAACGCGGGGATGTCGTAGTCCTTGGGGTCGTAGCTGCCGGCGTTGCCGCCGCGCACCGGACGCACGATGGTGTCGATGGTGCTGCCGCGTGAGGCGCCGGGCTGGGCGGGAAGGCCGCTGAAGGCGCTGTCGCTGAAGCCTGTGGCGATCACGGTGACGCGCACCTCGTCGCCGGCCGCCTCGTCGGGCGTGATGCCGAAGAGGATGTCGGGGTCCTCGAAGCCGGTCGCCTCGCGGATCTTCTCGACGATCTCGTTGGCGTCGGTCATGCTCATGTCGTAGCCACCCGTGACGTTCACCAGGATGCGGCGCGCGCCTTCGATGCCGCGTTCGAGCAGTGGGCTATGGATGGCGCTCATGGCGGCTTCCTCGGCCATCTTGTCGCCGCGCCCGGCACCGATGCCCATGAGCACCGTGCCCGAGTTGGCCAGCAGGTTGCGCACGTCGGCAAAGTCGAGGTTGATCATGCCCTCGACGTTGATCACGTCGCTGATGCCCTTGACGCCGTAGTACAGCACGCGGTCGGCAACGAGGAAGGCCTCGCGGAAGGAGACCTTCTTGTCCACGGCGGTCAGCAGTTTCTGGTTGTTCACCACAATCATGCCGTCCACGCGGTCGGTGAGCTTGCTGATGCCCTCTTCGGCCACACGGATGCGCTTGGGGCCTTCGAAGCCGAAGGGCCGCGTCACGATGGCGACCGTGAGGATGCCCATTTCACGGGCGATCTCGGCCACGACCGGGGCGCTGCCCGTGCCGGTGCCGCCGCCCATGCCGGCCGTAATGAACAGCATGTCGGTGCCGTCGAGGTATTCCTTGATCCGCTCGCGGTCCTCCAAAGCGGCCTTCTCGCCGACCTCGGGATCTGCGCCCGCGCCCAGGCCGCGTGTCAGGCGGTCGCCGAGCTGAATACGGACCTCGGCGTGGCTTTTGGCCAGCACCTGGGCATCGGTATTGCCCGCGATAAATTCGACTCCTTCGAGTCCCGATTCAATCATGCGGTTCACGGCGTTGTTGCCCGCCCCGCCCAAGCCGATCACGCGAATTCTGGCCGCTTGCATCTTGTCTCCTTCACGTCCAGAGGGTGTTTGGGTACGTCAACTGGACCGGTGTGTCAGTGGGGCGAGTCTAGCGCACCCGTTTTCGGGGAGGGGCAGGGGCCACCGCCTGGGTGGCCCCTGCTTCCGGGGAAGAGATCTAGAACCAGTCCTTGAGCATCGTGCGGATCCGGTCCCCGAAGCTCGCGCCCGCCTTCTCCTTTTTGGGAGCTGGCGCCTTGGCCTCGGCCGGCGCCGGTGCGGGCGTGGCCGTCACCGGCTGCGGCGCCGGCGTGGGAGCGGCCGTCACCACCGTAGCCGGCGCCGGGGTGGGCGCGCGGCCAATGGTCGGCAGTTCGGGAGCGTGGGCCGGAGCCGGCGCCTCGGTGGAGACGCTCATCGGAACCTTGCCGTCCTGCGCGATGCCGTAGAGAACCAGGCCGACGCCGCAGGCATGGCCGGGTCCACTGACGATGTCGCTCAGCCCCTGGATGCCGCGGGGCTGGCCTAGGCGTACCGGCAGCCGGAAGCGGTCACGCGCCAGTTCCACGGCTCCGCGTAGCTGGGCGGCTCCGCCGGTCAGGACGACCGACTGCGCCACGAGTTCCACAGGACCCAGGGCCTGGTCGATCTCGTCGCGGATCATGCCGTAGATCTCGTTGATGCGCGGCTTGATGACGCGTGAAAGCTCGAAGGCGCTGATGGCGTGCGTCGTGCCGTTGGAGGTCGTGATCTCCAATGTCAGGTCCTGATCGGCGAGTTCGGGCAGGGCCGCGCCGTAGCGCCGCTTGACGTTCTCGGCTTCCTCCATCGGGATCTTGAGGATCTGCGCGAGGTCGGCCGTGACGTGCTCGCCGCCGATGGGAATGCTGGCGCTGTGGGCGAGGTTGCCCCGCTTGAACACCCCGATGTCGGTGGTGCCGCCCCCCATGTCGATCACGATGGTCGCCTGCTGCTGCTCGCTGGCAGTCAGCGTGGCGAGACCCGAGGCCAAGGCGTGCAGCACGAAGCCCTCGACCGCCAGCCCCGCCTCCTGCACGCAGCGGCGCAGGTTGAGCAGGGGGCCGGCGGTTCCGGCGACGATGTGCACGTCGACCTCCAGGCGCACGCCATGCATGCCAACCGGGCTCTTGATGCCCTCCTGGCCGTCCACGACGTATTCCTGGGGCAGCGTGTGCAGGATTTCGAGGTTGGGATCAAGCGGCACCGCGCGCGCGTTCTCGATGGCGCGGTCCACGTCCTGCTGGTTGATCTCCTGATGACGCCGGATGGCCGCCAAGCCGTGACTGGTGATGGCCTTGGCATGGTTGCCCGCCACGCTGACGAACACGTCGTGGACCTTGACGCCGCTGACGCGTTCGGCCGCCTGGACCGACTGCCGGATGGCCTGGGTCGCGCGGTCGAGGTTGACCACGCTGCCGCGCTTCATGCCTTCGCTGGGGACGCTGCCCTCACCGATGATGTCGACGCTGCCGCCCGGCATGACCTCGCCGATGACCGTTGTGATCTTGGTGGTGCCGATATCGAGGCCCACGATGATGGTACTGTCCCTCATTCCTGGACGCTCACCCCCCAAGGATAAATGTTGATGTGTTGGTTCGGGTACATGCTGATGCTCCCAGCGTACTTCAAGAGAGAGTTGA
It contains:
- a CDS encoding VanW family protein, which produces MKIKPGWLVLSALTLGLLSLGLRPAASPPAQAVAVAGIPSAALPAPVAQTPASTFTLTLNAAEPVLVGGRIERPAVMRRFELNLTPEERAALRKGDPLTPLRAELNRIYREVEARTPQDLSFAEEGGRWVGRARTGWTVDRAATETALRRAVEAGAGGSTLNVILRAPERSVRWAQAQGLTHLAGGESSFAGSPEFRVQNIRVGASRVDGTWVAAGRSFSFNRAVGRINAANGFVPGYVITGGSLSKEDGGGICQVSTTVFRAAYAAGLPITERHAHSYQVAYYGDPGMDAAVYAPSKDLRWRNDTGGPLLVQASWDVEAGRLRVDLFGRDDGRQVQVAAPKVGNSRLPPDPTFLADPALAAGETRRLDMPAPGARVAVVRQVQLKSGAVREDVTRSSYRPWGGVFVVAPGDKRLQ
- a CDS encoding endonuclease/exonuclease/phosphatase family protein, translated to MPHSAPLSHLRFWSLLFAAFSLAWGVLARQWSETWWWLALLDQVPALPLLLLPLLLAFLAARRRKGGWVIWNLGVALAFAVFQAGAVLPRAERLPDGAPLTLLTLNTGFASASPTTLAALVARERADLVTLQEGLDRAGKAQPYEAALRRAFPGWTVLRRDELLILTRLPLLGSRTITFPQTPHSVLLARVRAAGQEVTVVNVHLPSLGLRPDAADLAVGRVLSDRTMHRLVARRELPEVLARLPEAGGEPLLLAGDLGAPPRGELHRDLSVLGLRDAFPQAGHWFGLTHHARAPYARTDYVWLRGAQAEDVQALPDLLSDHRALVVRLRLPPAVEGAAQP
- the ftsZ gene encoding cell division protein FtsZ; translation: MQAARIRVIGLGGAGNNAVNRMIESGLEGVEFIAGNTDAQVLAKSHAEVRIQLGDRLTRGLGAGADPEVGEKAALEDRERIKEYLDGTDMLFITAGMGGGTGTGSAPVVAEIAREMGILTVAIVTRPFGFEGPKRIRVAEEGISKLTDRVDGMIVVNNQKLLTAVDKKVSFREAFLVADRVLYYGVKGISDVINVEGMINLDFADVRNLLANSGTVLMGIGAGRGDKMAEEAAMSAIHSPLLERGIEGARRILVNVTGGYDMSMTDANEIVEKIREATGFEDPDILFGITPDEAAGDEVRVTVIATGFSDSAFSGLPAQPGASRGSTIDTIVRPVRGGNAGSYDPKDYDIPAFLRNVGG
- the ftsA gene encoding cell division protein FtsA, whose amino-acid sequence is MRDSTIIVGLDIGTTKITTVIGEVMPGGSVDIIGEGSVPSEGMKRGSVVNLDRATQAIRQSVQAAERVSGVKVHDVFVSVAGNHAKAITSHGLAAIRRHQEINQQDVDRAIENARAVPLDPNLEILHTLPQEYVVDGQEGIKSPVGMHGVRLEVDVHIVAGTAGPLLNLRRCVQEAGLAVEGFVLHALASGLATLTASEQQQATIVIDMGGGTTDIGVFKRGNLAHSASIPIGGEHVTADLAQILKIPMEEAENVKRRYGAALPELADQDLTLEITTSNGTTHAISAFELSRVIKPRINEIYGMIRDEIDQALGPVELVAQSVVLTGGAAQLRGAVELARDRFRLPVRLGQPRGIQGLSDIVSGPGHACGVGLVLYGIAQDGKVPMSVSTEAPAPAHAPELPTIGRAPTPAPATVVTAAPTPAPQPVTATPAPAPAEAKAPAPKKEKAGASFGDRIRTMLKDWF
- a CDS encoding fasciclin domain-containing protein, whose protein sequence is MKTKTLLTTALLMTGLAHAGGGSAVPSGNTIAAIVANDPNFSTLLTAVQAAGLTSTLNGAGPYTVFAPTNAAFAKIPAAQLNAVLNNREQLRALLLNHVVPGRVTAAQVQNLSSVTTAGGGTLNVMASGGQVMIGDATVTRANIAASNGIIHVIDTVLMP